From the Fibrobacter sp. genome, one window contains:
- a CDS encoding tetratricopeptide repeat protein, with translation MANEANANNSEIKEFFVHHGTKVVVALVVILVVVAGVVQLRDSRKAASAEQTELLGAGMTMLYANDKDNALAEFESKINSRSLEGLALAKACLYAGNIKYEKGDLDGAAAMFQKSLDNAGSVVLVRSAALHGLASVKMEKEDYAAAANLLEKYVSEFGKRTGDKEDRFQKEEPVDEAPMVADAMWKLTLVYQQQGLDAKAKNTAERLLEVYGDNQNYADKAQKFLASL, from the coding sequence ATGGCTAACGAAGCAAATGCGAACAACTCTGAAATCAAGGAATTTTTTGTCCATCACGGCACCAAGGTCGTGGTGGCCCTGGTGGTCATCCTCGTCGTAGTGGCGGGCGTGGTCCAGCTGAGGGATTCCCGCAAGGCCGCCTCCGCCGAACAGACGGAACTTTTGGGCGCGGGTATGACCATGCTCTACGCAAACGATAAGGACAACGCCCTGGCCGAATTCGAATCCAAGATTAACAGCCGTTCCCTGGAAGGCCTGGCTCTTGCCAAGGCATGCCTCTATGCGGGCAACATCAAGTACGAAAAGGGTGACCTGGACGGTGCCGCCGCCATGTTCCAGAAGTCTTTGGACAACGCCGGTTCTGTGGTGCTGGTCCGCTCTGCCGCCCTCCACGGTCTTGCCTCCGTGAAGATGGAAAAAGAAGACTACGCCGCTGCCGCCAACCTGCTGGAAAAGTATGTGAGCGAGTTCGGCAAGCGCACCGGCGACAAGGAAGACCGCTTCCAGAAAGAAGAACCTGTGGACGAGGCCCCCATGGTGGCCGACGCCATGTGGAAGCTTACGCTGGTCTATCAGCAGCAGGGTCTTGACGCCAAGGCCAAGAACACCGCCGAACGCCTGCTGGAAGTCTACGGCGACAACCAGAACTACGCCGACAAGGCCCAGAAGTTCCTGGCTTCCCTGTAG
- the gmk gene encoding guanylate kinase produces MKSKLFVMSAASGAGKTTLKDKVIGEFPDIVYSISATTRAPREGEVNGVHYFFKTKEEFEQMIKDDALVEYNLVHGNYYGTPKSFVEDMLKQGKRVLFDLDVFGKVNFDKVYPDATGILILPPSEQELERRLRGRGTDSEEVIQTRLHNAKKEMEFAKTKGKYEYTIVNDDLERAADELRAILKE; encoded by the coding sequence ATGAAATCCAAGCTGTTCGTGATGAGCGCCGCCAGCGGCGCAGGCAAGACCACCCTGAAGGACAAGGTCATCGGGGAGTTCCCCGACATCGTGTATTCCATTTCCGCCACCACCCGCGCCCCCCGCGAGGGCGAAGTGAACGGGGTCCACTACTTTTTCAAGACCAAGGAAGAGTTCGAACAGATGATCAAGGACGACGCCCTGGTGGAATACAACCTGGTCCACGGGAACTACTACGGCACGCCCAAGAGTTTTGTAGAAGACATGCTCAAGCAGGGCAAGCGGGTTCTCTTTGACCTGGACGTTTTCGGCAAGGTGAACTTCGACAAGGTCTATCCCGACGCCACGGGCATCTTGATTTTGCCGCCCAGCGAACAGGAACTGGAACGCAGGCTCCGGGGTCGCGGTACCGATTCCGAAGAGGTCATCCAGACCCGACTCCACAACGCCAAGAAAGAGATGGAGTTCGCGAAGACCAAGGGCAAGTACGAATACACCATCGTGAACGACGACCTGGAACGTGCGGCGGACGAGCTCAGGGCCATACTGAAGGAATAA
- a CDS encoding glycosyltransferase family 2 protein yields MLLSVIIPVYNEEEIVAETYRVLEEELKEIEHELIFVNDGSKDRTREILEGLIPAGSANKLVNFSRNFGHQAAFSAGLDHAQGDAVVIIDGDLQDPPALIHEMLEKWREGYQVVYAQRNKRKGETIFKRFSAYCFYRLIGKLTNIEIPPDTGDFRLMDRCVVDQLKNLPERSRFLRGLVCWVGFKKIGVKYDRAERTAGSSKYPLRKMLHLAGDGITGFSSAPLKVSFYIGLFATLVAFGVFVWSILEKILSPATTVPGWASLMTAIVFFAGVQLISIGILGEYIGRIYDEVKQRPLYIEDKK; encoded by the coding sequence ATGCTCCTGTCCGTCATCATCCCCGTCTATAACGAAGAAGAAATCGTTGCCGAAACCTACCGGGTTCTGGAAGAAGAACTCAAGGAAATCGAGCACGAACTGATTTTCGTGAACGACGGTTCCAAGGACCGCACCCGGGAAATCCTGGAAGGGCTGATTCCTGCAGGGTCCGCCAACAAGTTGGTGAACTTCAGCCGAAATTTCGGGCACCAAGCCGCTTTCAGCGCCGGGCTGGACCATGCCCAAGGTGATGCGGTAGTGATTATCGACGGAGACCTGCAGGACCCTCCCGCCCTCATCCACGAGATGCTCGAGAAATGGCGTGAAGGCTACCAGGTGGTTTACGCACAACGTAACAAACGCAAGGGCGAGACCATATTCAAGCGTTTTTCCGCCTACTGCTTCTACAGGCTCATCGGCAAGCTCACCAACATCGAGATTCCTCCCGACACCGGGGATTTCCGCCTGATGGACCGCTGCGTTGTCGATCAGCTGAAAAACCTGCCGGAACGGAGCCGTTTCTTGCGCGGGCTGGTGTGCTGGGTAGGTTTCAAGAAGATCGGCGTCAAGTACGACCGGGCCGAACGTACTGCCGGTTCGTCCAAATACCCACTGCGTAAGATGCTCCACCTAGCTGGGGACGGCATCACCGGATTCAGTTCCGCCCCGCTGAAAGTCAGTTTCTACATCGGACTGTTCGCCACCCTCGTTGCCTTCGGCGTTTTCGTCTGGTCCATCCTGGAAAAAATCCTCTCCCCCGCCACCACAGTGCCGGGCTGGGCATCCCTCATGACGGCCATCGTGTTCTTTGCCGGAGTGCAGCTCATTTCCATTGGAATCTTGGGCGAATACATCGGCCGCATCTATGACGAAGTCAAGCAGAGACCGTTGTATATTGAGGATAAAAAATGA
- a CDS encoding NPCBM/NEW2 domain-containing protein: MRKNYICVNSKKEPRNFSNNMKNFISLLLKNLLHPAGIIGLVIALAIPFLIYLGPNVGHKDTIRILDLNLPLPLFMVQLVAGIALFVSLNKDFREWLKGILPEKPIALAALISAIAIAVFAGTQIEARHRVQSDESVFMSVAQNMYLNHQSGTCNQGEFENGMLNCTNKSNSFKTKGLAFLYTLGMPLLGNDLHWIFKGELLMLPLTFLLMFLAIVAWTRQPLLAFFAALLMALQPTVLFQFRAMSVEPLYIFLSALSLLVFRWAFDRNTVRHWALLALTLAFFAQTRQETVFCLLPFILFALPKMLDKKDFKAPVFFVLLSLFSVPALLTISYFQGFGFQGGEFSAHGHFFEDLVNNWKVMTKPLNDKGELVNPFLTYFNWLFLAGLLYLIYRAVMDFRKGNKFYLEVLVFLALYHIQTYMILENVSGDFGIEINQRYSLVMIPSMAFLAALPVAHLIEYFGTDSKTKKQTSAVLVLGLLFTLLFAGWTFHYKPDFNRNVMYNRNHLTTEEQEIWKWLNEQQPTNKLFIYGRPWHFIAYGVSAYHYDKVRQMNDGKIKELLDKYNGEVYYIRGLDCWDSQTYHKKAVEHRIATTCDVFEREMDLEGVKNVLITNNYWVQIAKFNGRKNYDPTNIIQVSEPTRGVVVRGNDNATLTTGDSAAINPSGSPLLLNFKLKEQRGAPKNWALRIVHDRVLLKDTVFVPGEYNILVGYDKLQPGYNTFRYIVLDGNKVLAQVNKTFFNEGNGVKKLTDLQPESHKQEWGNIGVNKSIEGKPLTINGQVFENGIATHAASETVYGLAAAFKTFRAGVGLDDESLCSEGVSVQVLGDGNVLAETPVFKAGSLHTLTANIEGVQKLTLKTMAKGSIDCSHVDFVNPVLIP, from the coding sequence ATGAGAAAAAATTATATTTGCGTAAATTCAAAAAAAGAACCCCGAAATTTTTCGAACAACATGAAAAACTTTATTTCGTTGCTACTCAAGAACTTACTGCACCCCGCGGGAATTATCGGGCTCGTTATAGCCCTGGCCATTCCCTTCCTTATCTACCTGGGCCCTAACGTGGGCCACAAGGACACCATCCGCATTTTGGACCTGAACCTGCCCCTTCCCCTCTTTATGGTGCAGCTGGTGGCAGGCATCGCCCTGTTTGTCTCCCTGAACAAGGACTTTCGTGAATGGCTGAAGGGAATCCTCCCCGAAAAGCCCATCGCCCTTGCCGCCCTGATTTCGGCCATCGCCATCGCCGTCTTCGCCGGCACCCAGATAGAGGCCCGTCACAGGGTCCAGAGCGACGAAAGCGTGTTCATGTCGGTGGCCCAGAACATGTACCTCAATCACCAATCCGGCACTTGCAACCAGGGCGAATTCGAGAACGGCATGCTGAACTGCACCAACAAGAGCAACAGCTTCAAGACCAAGGGACTTGCGTTCCTCTACACGTTGGGCATGCCCCTGCTGGGAAACGACCTGCACTGGATTTTCAAGGGCGAACTGCTGATGCTACCGCTCACCTTCCTCTTGATGTTCCTCGCCATCGTGGCCTGGACAAGGCAGCCCCTGCTGGCGTTCTTTGCAGCCCTACTCATGGCGCTACAGCCTACGGTACTTTTCCAATTCCGTGCCATGTCGGTAGAACCCCTGTACATTTTCCTTTCGGCCCTTTCCCTGCTGGTGTTCCGCTGGGCCTTTGACCGCAACACTGTCCGGCACTGGGCGCTCCTCGCCCTCACCCTCGCCTTCTTTGCCCAGACCCGCCAAGAGACGGTTTTCTGCCTGCTGCCCTTTATCCTGTTTGCCCTACCAAAAATGCTGGACAAGAAAGATTTCAAGGCTCCCGTCTTTTTCGTACTCCTCTCCCTGTTCTCGGTACCGGCACTGCTCACCATCAGTTATTTCCAGGGATTCGGATTCCAGGGCGGTGAATTTTCCGCCCACGGTCATTTTTTCGAGGACCTGGTGAACAACTGGAAAGTCATGACCAAACCCCTGAACGACAAGGGCGAACTGGTGAATCCCTTCCTCACCTATTTCAACTGGCTGTTCCTTGCAGGGCTTTTGTACCTGATTTACCGCGCCGTCATGGATTTCCGCAAGGGCAACAAGTTCTATCTGGAAGTTCTCGTATTCCTCGCCCTGTACCATATTCAGACCTACATGATTTTGGAAAACGTGTCCGGCGACTTCGGCATCGAAATCAACCAGCGCTACAGCCTGGTGATGATTCCCAGCATGGCTTTTTTGGCGGCCCTGCCGGTAGCCCACCTGATTGAATATTTCGGTACCGATTCCAAGACCAAAAAACAGACCTCGGCGGTGCTGGTACTGGGACTCCTCTTTACGCTTCTCTTTGCGGGCTGGACTTTCCATTACAAGCCGGACTTCAACCGTAACGTTATGTACAACCGGAACCACCTGACCACCGAGGAGCAGGAAATCTGGAAATGGCTGAACGAACAGCAGCCCACGAACAAGCTGTTCATCTACGGCAGGCCCTGGCACTTTATCGCCTACGGCGTATCCGCCTACCACTACGACAAGGTCCGCCAGATGAACGACGGCAAGATTAAGGAACTGCTGGACAAGTACAACGGCGAGGTCTATTACATCCGCGGCCTGGACTGCTGGGATAGCCAGACCTACCACAAGAAGGCGGTGGAACACCGTATTGCCACCACCTGCGACGTGTTTGAACGGGAAATGGACCTGGAAGGGGTCAAGAACGTATTGATCACCAACAACTACTGGGTGCAGATTGCAAAGTTCAACGGACGCAAGAACTACGACCCCACAAACATCATCCAGGTTTCCGAACCTACGAGAGGTGTGGTCGTAAGGGGAAATGACAATGCCACCTTAACCACAGGCGACAGCGCTGCGATAAATCCAAGCGGATCCCCGCTACTCCTGAATTTCAAGCTGAAGGAACAGAGGGGCGCTCCCAAAAACTGGGCTCTCCGGATTGTGCACGACAGGGTGCTACTGAAGGATACCGTCTTCGTTCCCGGAGAATACAACATCTTGGTGGGTTACGACAAGTTGCAGCCCGGCTACAACACCTTCCGCTACATCGTCCTGGACGGAAACAAGGTCCTGGCCCAGGTGAACAAGACCTTCTTCAACGAAGGGAACGGTGTCAAGAAGCTGACAGATTTACAGCCCGAATCCCACAAGCAAGAATGGGGCAACATAGGCGTGAACAAGAGCATCGAAGGCAAGCCCCTGACTATCAACGGACAGGTCTTTGAAAACGGGATCGCCACCCACGCCGCCTCAGAGACCGTCTATGGTCTTGCGGCCGCATTCAAGACCTTCCGCGCGGGAGTTGGCCTGGACGATGAATCCCTCTGCAGCGAAGGCGTGTCCGTACAGGTGCTGGGCGACGGCAACGTGCTTGCCGAAACGCCGGTGTTCAAGGCCGGGAGTCTCCACACCCTGACCGCAAACATCGAAGGGGTGCAGAAACTCACCCTCAAGACGATGGCCAAGGGAAGCATCGACTGCAGCCACGTGGACTTCGTGAATCCGGTGCTGATACCGTAA
- a CDS encoding transketolase, producing the protein MQDSLVTKAADNVRILSAAMVQKAKSGHPGGAMGAADAITLLYSEFLRFDPDDPNWMARDRFFMDPGHMSPLLYSELALVGRLTMDDIKNFRQLGSRTPGHPEVDVALGIENSSGPLGIGHGIALGAAIAERFMVERFGSILEHKTVCLVSDGGLEEEIAYGVGRIAGHLKLSNLIFFYDANQVQLSCKTEEVMSHDFVAQYESWGFRVIECDGSNIAELRKAFTAAWAEKERPVLVYGHTTMAKGAVAEDGRSYEGEVSTHGQPLNAAGASTEATVKNLGGNPEDPFQIFDDVKAGFEARKQELRGIAAEWKKQKAEWDKANAEKSATLNEWLSGKAPKLDLSKLPIKEGVATRVTSGTVLGYLAENYHNIICSSADLSNSDNTQAFLNKTGIFRPNDFKGAFVQVGVAELTMGAICNGIALHGGLYPICATFFVFSDFMKPAIRMAALMGLPVKYVFTHDSFRVGEDGPTHQPIEHETQIRLLEDLKKENGKSEMLVLRPADAFETLAAWEMAFENNDSPTALILTRQVVKSLPGENRYEAAKACRKGAYIVSDNTAAGEKPDLTLVANGSDVLLEHEAAEVLRGEGKKVRVVSMISPALFLSQPKDFRDKILVPWTPVFALSSGLPVLFDRVVGGFGKACGLERFGASAPAGVLEKEFGYVPEAVVKAAKEYLAEFAQNVADFKAKN; encoded by the coding sequence GTGCAAGACTCATTAGTTACCAAAGCCGCAGACAATGTCCGTATCCTTTCCGCCGCCATGGTCCAAAAGGCCAAGTCCGGTCACCCGGGTGGCGCCATGGGAGCTGCCGACGCCATAACGCTTCTCTATTCCGAGTTCTTGCGCTTCGACCCCGACGATCCGAACTGGATGGCCCGCGACCGGTTCTTTATGGACCCCGGCCACATGAGCCCGCTCCTCTATTCCGAACTGGCCCTGGTGGGTCGGCTCACCATGGACGACATCAAGAATTTCCGCCAGCTGGGTTCCCGCACGCCGGGCCACCCCGAGGTAGATGTGGCTCTCGGTATCGAGAATTCTTCGGGCCCTCTCGGCATTGGTCACGGCATCGCCCTGGGTGCAGCCATTGCGGAACGCTTCATGGTGGAACGTTTCGGCTCTATCTTGGAACACAAGACGGTGTGCCTGGTTTCTGACGGTGGCCTCGAAGAGGAAATCGCTTACGGCGTGGGCCGTATCGCCGGCCACCTCAAGCTTTCTAATTTGATTTTCTTCTACGACGCGAACCAGGTGCAGTTGAGCTGCAAGACCGAAGAGGTCATGAGCCACGACTTTGTGGCCCAGTATGAATCCTGGGGATTCCGCGTTATCGAATGCGACGGCAGCAACATCGCCGAACTCCGCAAGGCCTTCACGGCGGCTTGGGCAGAGAAGGAGCGCCCGGTGCTCGTTTACGGCCACACCACTATGGCCAAGGGCGCCGTTGCCGAAGATGGCCGTAGCTACGAGGGCGAGGTCAGCACTCACGGCCAGCCTCTGAATGCTGCCGGAGCATCTACCGAAGCCACCGTTAAGAACCTGGGTGGCAACCCCGAAGATCCGTTCCAGATTTTCGACGACGTGAAGGCCGGCTTCGAAGCTCGTAAGCAGGAACTTCGCGGTATCGCCGCCGAATGGAAAAAGCAGAAGGCCGAATGGGACAAGGCTAACGCTGAAAAGTCCGCCACTCTGAACGAATGGCTCTCGGGCAAGGCTCCCAAGTTGGACCTTTCCAAGCTTCCCATTAAGGAAGGCGTGGCTACCCGCGTTACCAGCGGTACGGTGCTGGGCTACCTGGCCGAAAATTACCACAACATCATTTGCAGTTCCGCAGACCTTTCCAACTCCGACAACACCCAGGCCTTCCTCAACAAGACGGGTATTTTCCGCCCGAACGATTTCAAGGGGGCCTTTGTGCAGGTGGGCGTGGCGGAACTGACCATGGGCGCCATCTGTAACGGTATCGCCCTGCATGGCGGGCTCTACCCGATTTGTGCCACCTTCTTTGTGTTCAGCGACTTCATGAAGCCTGCCATCCGTATGGCGGCTCTCATGGGACTCCCCGTGAAGTACGTGTTTACTCACGACAGTTTCCGCGTGGGCGAAGACGGCCCCACGCACCAGCCTATAGAGCACGAAACTCAAATCCGCCTGCTGGAAGACCTCAAGAAAGAAAATGGCAAGTCCGAGATGCTGGTGCTCCGTCCGGCAGATGCCTTCGAGACTCTGGCGGCTTGGGAAATGGCTTTTGAGAACAACGACAGCCCCACGGCTCTCATTCTGACCCGTCAGGTGGTGAAGAGCCTCCCCGGCGAAAATCGCTACGAAGCCGCCAAGGCCTGCCGTAAGGGTGCCTACATTGTAAGCGACAACACCGCCGCCGGCGAAAAGCCGGATCTGACCCTGGTGGCCAACGGCTCCGACGTGCTGCTGGAACACGAAGCCGCCGAAGTCCTCCGCGGCGAAGGCAAGAAGGTCCGCGTGGTTTCCATGATTAGCCCGGCCCTGTTCCTCTCCCAGCCCAAGGATTTCCGCGACAAGATTTTGGTGCCCTGGACTCCGGTGTTTGCCCTGAGCAGCGGCCTCCCGGTGCTGTTCGACCGTGTGGTGGGCGGCTTCGGCAAGGCTTGCGGTCTGGAACGCTTTGGCGCTTCCGCTCCGGCCGGCGTGCTGGAGAAGGAATTCGGCTACGTGCCCGAGGCCGTGGTCAAGGCCGCCAAGGAATACCTGGCAGAATTCGCCCAGAACGTGGCAGATTTTAAGGCTAAGAACTAA
- a CDS encoding efflux RND transporter periplasmic adaptor subunit, whose amino-acid sequence MKKLLKILVVLLVLAAIAVGVKFFFFRNSAASEVGVPVSAPVTKLTLSTVISATGTLEPVDQVEVGTQVSGDIAEIFVDFNSKVKKGQVIAELDKSKLQSTLNQAEIALHSAEIDYQYKANTYQRILALSQSNSASAVDLEQAEYNMNAAKYALERSQNDVAQAKLNLSYATIKSPIDGVVLKRAVDVGQTVAASMSTPTLFVIAKDLKQMEVMADVDEADIGSVKKGQKVTFTVDAFQNETFTGKVQEVRLSPTTTSNVVTYTVVINAKNPKLKLLPGMTATCTIVTKEVKNALTIPVKALKFNPAGGTAFAKPEGLPPPPDAAAGGFPGASQKGAKKGTNRPPKQDGDKVWINLNGKLVPHPVTTGLNDGVNVQILAGLELGDSVVVSQEARAVGPSEKSGGSPFMPSPPGKKKK is encoded by the coding sequence ATGAAGAAACTGCTGAAGATACTCGTCGTTCTCCTTGTGCTTGCGGCCATTGCCGTAGGCGTGAAGTTCTTTTTCTTCAGAAATTCTGCGGCAAGCGAAGTAGGCGTCCCTGTCAGCGCCCCCGTGACCAAGCTGACCCTTTCCACAGTCATCTCCGCCACCGGCACCCTGGAGCCCGTGGACCAGGTGGAAGTGGGCACCCAGGTTTCAGGCGACATCGCCGAAATTTTCGTGGACTTCAATTCCAAAGTCAAAAAAGGCCAGGTCATCGCGGAACTGGACAAGTCCAAATTGCAGTCCACCTTGAACCAGGCAGAAATCGCCCTCCATTCCGCCGAAATCGACTACCAGTACAAGGCCAACACCTACCAGAGAATTTTGGCACTGTCTCAGTCCAACAGCGCCAGCGCCGTTGACCTGGAGCAGGCCGAATACAACATGAACGCCGCCAAGTACGCCCTGGAGCGCAGCCAAAACGACGTGGCCCAGGCCAAGCTGAACCTGAGCTACGCCACCATCAAGAGTCCCATCGACGGCGTGGTGCTGAAGCGGGCCGTAGATGTAGGCCAGACCGTAGCCGCCTCCATGAGCACGCCCACCCTGTTCGTCATCGCAAAAGACCTGAAGCAGATGGAGGTCATGGCCGACGTAGATGAAGCGGACATCGGCTCGGTGAAAAAAGGCCAGAAGGTCACCTTCACCGTAGATGCCTTCCAGAACGAAACCTTTACGGGCAAGGTGCAAGAAGTCCGCCTGAGCCCCACCACCACAAGCAACGTGGTCACCTACACGGTGGTCATCAACGCCAAGAACCCGAAACTCAAGCTTCTACCCGGCATGACGGCCACCTGCACCATCGTCACCAAAGAAGTGAAAAACGCCCTCACCATTCCGGTAAAGGCCCTGAAGTTCAACCCTGCTGGCGGCACCGCCTTTGCAAAGCCCGAAGGACTGCCGCCCCCGCCAGACGCGGCCGCAGGCGGATTCCCAGGAGCCTCGCAAAAAGGCGCAAAGAAAGGGACAAACCGCCCGCCCAAACAGGACGGCGACAAAGTCTGGATAAACCTGAACGGCAAACTGGTTCCCCACCCCGTCACCACCGGCCTTAACGACGGCGTGAACGTGCAAATCCTTGCAGGCCTAGAGCTGGGCGATTCCGTAGTCGTGAGTCAAGAAGCCCGTGCCGTCGGCCCCTCCGAAAAAAGCGGGGGCAGCCCCTTTATGCCAAGCCCGCCGGGCAAAAAGAAAAAGTAA
- a CDS encoding cation transporter, which yields MTRIVKKDDSAEVRRVTWVGLGWNAALTVLKFLAGFFGGSQALVADAIHSASDFVTDIAVIVGSHFWNLPPDAEHPYGHRRFETLVTLGIGLSVAAVGVGLGYKAVQTLLQGEGSHPETVVAVMALASIVIKEILFRYTRAEGRKIRSQALEANAWHHRSDAFSSIPVLIAVVILLVFPQLWFADAVGALIVAFFVLRSAYEIASPGARQLVDQGASEQVAKKLLEIALGHSKVMSVHGFRTRYVGSDLHVDLHIVVDAQMSLLEAHDVAEEVEQLLIQADENVVDALVHVDPYDPARAGKSEEME from the coding sequence ATGACCCGTATCGTAAAAAAAGATGACAGTGCCGAAGTCCGCCGCGTGACGTGGGTGGGGCTTGGCTGGAACGCTGCTTTGACGGTGCTCAAGTTCCTGGCCGGTTTTTTCGGCGGGTCCCAGGCCCTGGTGGCAGACGCCATCCACAGTGCCTCTGACTTTGTGACGGACATCGCGGTTATCGTGGGGAGCCATTTCTGGAATTTGCCTCCCGATGCGGAACACCCTTACGGACATAGGCGTTTCGAAACTCTCGTGACCCTGGGCATCGGGCTTTCGGTGGCCGCCGTGGGCGTGGGGCTCGGTTACAAGGCGGTCCAGACCCTTTTGCAGGGGGAGGGTTCGCACCCCGAAACCGTGGTGGCGGTGATGGCGCTGGCCTCCATTGTCATCAAGGAAATTCTCTTCCGTTATACCCGTGCCGAAGGTCGCAAGATTCGAAGCCAGGCCCTGGAAGCAAACGCCTGGCACCACCGTAGCGATGCCTTCAGTTCTATCCCGGTGCTTATCGCGGTGGTCATTTTGCTGGTGTTTCCGCAACTCTGGTTTGCCGATGCGGTGGGCGCCTTGATCGTGGCCTTCTTTGTGCTGCGTTCGGCCTACGAGATTGCTTCTCCGGGGGCAAGGCAGCTGGTGGACCAGGGGGCAAGCGAACAGGTGGCCAAGAAACTTCTGGAAATCGCCCTCGGGCATTCGAAGGTGATGAGCGTCCACGGGTTCCGCACCCGCTATGTAGGCAGCGACCTGCATGTGGACCTGCATATCGTGGTGGATGCCCAGATGAGCCTGCTGGAGGCTCACGACGTGGCCGAAGAGGTGGAGCAGCTGCTGATCCAGGCCGACGAGAACGTGGTGGACGCCCTGGTGCACGTGGACCCCTACGACCCCGCCCGCGCAGGCAAATCGGAAGAGATGGAATAG
- a CDS encoding Gfo/Idh/MocA family oxidoreductase, whose translation MKNEYKAFLVGNGTMGGRHRGRFEACGVNFVAVADTQAEFDGIADKLNLENAVEAGVDFAVVASPATTHYRYAKFFLERRIPVFVEKPLATTTEQAQELVDMATASGTTLFVAQSECFNPIFLNFRKHFLAELNERRADGGAGFAAGGIAAMDGHGCDKAGNEPCRGVHLEFRREHRYSSRCRDVSVMLDLLVHDLSMFLTMFPYGDVRVESRNESPDGNYAQAKLKVVSGPFAGASADFVVDRESATDLRNITVNFARNGELPSSNYTVSLARYTPEGEIAHVPDSLDNEHRFFLKLLAGACGEWGRRAAQNAADCVRLCCGV comes from the coding sequence TTGAAGAACGAATATAAGGCATTCCTTGTAGGCAACGGAACTATGGGCGGCCGCCATCGTGGCCGTTTCGAGGCTTGCGGTGTCAATTTTGTGGCTGTGGCTGACACTCAAGCCGAATTTGATGGAATTGCAGATAAATTAAATCTTGAAAACGCGGTCGAGGCGGGGGTGGATTTCGCTGTCGTGGCATCCCCGGCCACAACCCACTACCGCTACGCAAAATTCTTTCTGGAGAGGCGAATCCCCGTCTTTGTGGAAAAGCCTCTGGCCACTACCACCGAACAGGCCCAAGAACTGGTGGACATGGCTACGGCGTCGGGGACTACCCTGTTTGTGGCCCAGTCGGAGTGCTTCAACCCCATCTTCCTGAACTTCCGCAAGCACTTTTTGGCGGAACTGAACGAGAGACGTGCTGATGGCGGGGCCGGCTTTGCGGCGGGAGGAATCGCCGCGATGGACGGGCACGGCTGCGATAAGGCTGGTAATGAACCGTGCCGGGGCGTGCATCTGGAATTTAGGCGCGAACACCGGTACTCCAGCCGCTGTCGCGATGTAAGCGTGATGCTGGACTTGCTTGTTCACGACCTGAGCATGTTCCTTACCATGTTTCCCTATGGCGATGTCCGTGTTGAAAGCAGGAATGAATCGCCCGACGGAAACTACGCCCAGGCGAAACTGAAGGTGGTGAGCGGGCCTTTCGCCGGAGCCTCTGCGGATTTTGTCGTTGACCGTGAAAGTGCTACGGATCTTCGAAACATCACGGTGAATTTTGCCCGGAATGGCGAATTGCCGTCATCGAACTATACGGTAAGCCTTGCCCGGTACACGCCGGAAGGCGAAATCGCCCACGTGCCCGATTCCCTGGACAACGAACACCGGTTCTTCTTGAAATTGCTGGCTGGTGCCTGCGGGGAGTGGGGCAGGCGTGCCGCCCAGAACGCCGCGGATTGCGTTAGACTGTGCTGTGGGGTGTGA